A region of the Yarrowia lipolytica chromosome 1C, complete sequence genome:
GGCTCGTCTGAGACGGAGCTCATGAGACTTTCCAGTAGTGTTTCCATCATTGGATTGATAGAGTGAACCGGTTAGCGATGATGGGCTGTCTGTGAGCTGAGTTAGTATGGCGGTCTTAGCTGAGTTTGACCTTTCCCCTTGAGATAGGGCATATTTACTCACCAATGATGGACCGAAACGAATGTGGTCAATGTTGTAGTTTAGTGGTCAGTGTGGTCAGTGTTGTAGTTTAGCAGTCCGTGCTCGACGTGCAAGTCACAAATGGCttcgtctctctctctctctctctctctctctctctctctctctctgttgGGAGTCGATCACCTCGGTCTTGCTCAAGTCTCGACGTGATCCAAGACGggatatcacgtgatttccAATCAATTCAAACCAATGGTCAAATCACGTGCAACGCGCCTGTTGATCTGGTCGTCGTTGCTGTTCCTAAATGCTCAAATGTCGCCGCGGCAGTATCACGTGGATGTAAATAAACAGTCCCCAGAATTCCACGGCTGTTCTCGTCGGTTGCTGGTCGGAATTGGCGCTCTTGAATGGTTTCTCCCCGTATATCACTTGAATGGgtctctctgtctctctctctctgtctctctctgtctctctctctctctctctctggaGCCCCTGGTCTTTTTGTGCCGGTTTTTGATCCCCCGCGCCGTGTGTGTAAGTGGTTACTGGTATCTGAATCTGGGAAGGGCTGTATCTTTTAGGACCCAATGCCCCCACCTCCCAAATGCACGCTCTTTCTAATCTGGGGTGATGGCAAAGTTTATTGGGGAGCGAATGGAGCAGTAAGGGTGGTGGTAAGGGTGGTGGTAAGGGTGGCGGTAAGGGTGGCGGTAAGGGTAGTATTCCGGTAAGGGTAAGGGTAAGGGTAGTGATCCGGATCGGGTAGTATCCCGACCCTGATACTGCCAATAATACCTAACCCATGTTCTTTTCTCTCATGGCTTCACTTGCTCCGAACTCccgctacttgtacatatCCCAATATGGTTGCCCTTGCAGAAAAAGTTTCAGCGAAAATTGGCGTGAGGTATTAACATGGTTCGGGGAATTTAAAAATAGACCGTGGGAGCTGGCCCGGCCGAGAACGGGACGTTTGGACGCCTCAAAATGGAGCTGTCGACGAGGCGAATCTCGTGATATGCTTGGTTTTTCTCTGGCTTCGATTTTGGTCGATTCGACACCCTTGTCGGACAAGTTTTCAGGTCCGATGCGGATCAGGCGGAGTTCTCGAGCAGTTTGaagggtcacgtgatgtaGAGGCAGAGTTTAGTAAGGGGGAGTTAAGGGGTGGTTTAGAAAGGCCATTAGTgttgtattttttgtttctgtcAGTTCTTGTCCCTGGCTAATGAGTTgggcggtggtggagtacagtacattgtCAGAAGCACAGGTTGTGGCTTGTTGTCTGGGGGGTGAGAGTTGGTGAATGATTTTGGGATTATTGCTTGTTCTTTTGTGACTTGAATCTTTTCTTTTGCAATCAAAATCTTCGTTCTTGATGGAGTTATATCGTTCCGTTCCACTCAACTACCCCAACTACATTCCTCCATTTTGTTAACTAAATTCATCAAATCCCCAACTACGTTCTTTCAATTTCCAACTAATGTTCTCCTTTATTCCAACTAGATTTCTTCATTTTGTCACCATCCTCCGAATTTCCAACTAATTCCTCCAATTCCCAACTACATCATCCATCATCCAAACGTTAATCGCCAACCTGATGCACACCACTTCAACTCTCCAGCAACATGTTCAAACGAAAGAAAAACGCGGGACAGAAACGAACCACCATAATCGACTCGGATTCGTCGTCCgaaggctctggagatgaATCCGCGCTTTCCAGCGCCTTCAAACGCAGAAAAAACGATACCCAGAAACGCACCACTCCAACAAGTGTtgccacctccaccaaAGTGAGAGCTCCGTCTTTCTCTTCCACCATTGACCATTCCCATTCCCGCAACCTATCTAAAACTGACGAAGCAACCAAGGAGACAATCCTGTACGCCAAAGACGACTCGGATGACTCGCAAAAGTTGTCAAAGGGCCCATACAAAGTCCCCTTCTCAAAACCCACTACCACTACCACAGTAGGACTAAAGGCTTCGTCCAATATCAAGAGCACCACAAGCCAAGATTACCAACCGGACGTGTGTAAAGACTACAAACTGACGGGATTCTGTGGATACGGCGACTCGTGCAAGTTTCTGCACATGAGAGAAGATTACAAGGCAGGATGGCAGATTGAAAGAGAATGGGAGATCAAAAACAGAGAGGATGACCCACCACGTGATGCCGGAGGagtgtcacgtgacgcagACACCGCTACCTCGCGCGCCGACTCGGGTATACCGGATACATGTCCCATCTGTCAGGGGGAATTCAAGAGTCCGGTTGTGACTCAGTGTTGTCACTACTTTTGCGAAAAGTGTTTTCTGGCCAAGCATAAGAAGAAGCAAAACTGTTTTGTGTGTGGCAAGAACACCAATGGTGTTTGTAAGCCCTTCAAGCGGTAGGAGGGTGTGTATTATATGTATTTATTGAGCAAATGACTTGCACTGAACCAATTGCACAGTTACTGTCTGTATCTCTCCAATTGAGAGATTATGGAGCATCTTGGAGCCTTCTATGAACAATGTTCTCTGGGGATTAGCGGCCTTCAGACCTCGAATCGTTCAAGTCGGAACTCTCAGACGAGTGAGATGCATTTTTGAGACTCTCTGCGAGGATAAAGAGAGGAATGTATGAGAATAGACGTTCCTACCCTCGATGAGATTTCCACTAGTTGACAAGTACCAGAGTCCTGTCTACAATCTGTACAGCGTGGAACCATCATCTAGTTACTTATCTATATATCTAAGTATTGTTATCATATTACTTGAGATTATACTTACCACCGTACGGTCAAGAAATGCTGACATGTGTCTACCAATCGATGAATATGTACCCGATAAACACCATTCAAAGTGCATATTGCTCTTGTAGGCTCCTCAAACTGTTTTACGCCTTACCAACATCTCCAGACACATTCCTTCAGATCATTTTTGGGGAGATCCCTATCTCGACATCCAGGACCAGAAACGACAGACGTAATCACCACGAAACTCATCGCTTGTACAATataggtacaagtacaagtgcagtCTGAgtggttgtacttgtactgaaAAAGTCCTTTTCCATTAAAAATCTCCTATCTATAGACACCCCAATCGACATGTTCAACCAGCACTCAACCGTCCAGCTTTGGAGAGTCAGAAAACGACGGAATCTCGGAAAGAACCTGGAAACACTTGAAAAAACAAAGAAAATCCAATCAAATATGCCTTCCAAAGAATATCACGTAAATTAATCCTCCTTTTCCGCCCATTCTTGTACCAAACTCCGTACATACTTCTACATGTATAGTTCATGAGAATAGAAGAGACAACTTCTGAAGGAGAAAAGATACTGCCATCAGGACTTCACCATTGTGATCATAACAATCTGAACTTCTCAATGATATATATTTAATGCTCTCAGCAGCTCGGCGATATGGACTATATGCCATTCAGTACAGCAGTTGACAGGAACAGTGCAAGAGGTGTTTgagaggtcacgtgagatcACGTATCTGTAGTTCACGTATGGGCTTTGTTTTAAAGAGTCATCTGATGTTTCCCTCGTTTCCCTGTTTCCCTCGCTTCCTTGTTTCCCTCGTTTCCTTGCCCTGTTTCCATCAATGTATTTACATACAACTTCCAAGGAACTTGACAGCGCTCAGAGAAGCGGCATTTCCAATCTACATCGGCACTGGGTGTTGCTCTATTTCTATTATGCTATATTCCACCTAGACTacatcttcttccttctGATCTCCAATCCATCCTTGTCCGACGAAAAAGCCAACACAGCGACATCCTGATACCCCGGATGTGACTTTTGTCTCGGCTGAATCAGCTTTTTGGCCAGCGAATACTTCTCCATAGTGTTTCCCTCAAGCAGCTCCGACGTCTCCATGATGACTTTGTAGAGAGCAAAAGGCGATTTGATGATGGACGAAGTGCTTAATTCTGAGACGGTAGACTGGGTGAGAGATCCAAGGCACGCCATCAGGAAGGAGAAAAGTGCCGAGAGCTCACGAGACTGCTTCTGATTAATCAACTGATCTGGCAAAGAACTCGAGTTGGAGGCGAAACCTTTGCCTCCCTGAAGACACCTCTGGACAATGGAGTTGAGAGCTGTGATGGTGGCTTGAGTATTCACCAGCTGTTTTTTCAACGCCGTCTCGATTTCCACAGACACGTGTCCCAATCCTAGCGCTTCCGACACCAGAAAAGCGCCAAACCACTGACCTTGGCGCATCTGCGATGGGAGAGGCAGTCCATAGAGCGTAGCGACGACGCAATTGACCGCAGCTTCATTGATCCAGTTTCCGGGGTCGACAACAGTGAGTTTGAGACCATCAGACTGGTCATTAGTCAGCTTGTCACCCAGGACCTTTGATCGCGCTGCAAAGATGGCATGCACGGGGACAGACACGGAGTTAATAGTGAGAGTTGTGTCTGTCAGGGTTTTGGACGCGAACACGCCCTGAATATAATCGATGGTGGCATCCTTttgtcgttgttggtgCTCGAGTTTTTGTTGCTTGACAAGTTCTTTTTGGGCCAGCTTGGAGGCCAACTTGTCGGATTCACTCTGAGACTTGTAATTGGACTCATTTTCAACAGATTTTGAATCCGACTCCAGGTCCTGACTCGTCTCAGCCGTATCTTTCGACTCGTCTGCCTGGGTTTGCTTTTTGGCGTCTTTGGcgtcgtttttgtgtttctcATTGGGGGTTTCAGAAGTCGTGGTGGCAAGCACAGAGTCGGTATAACCAGTAGAAAACTGGCCCGCCTTCTTAGACTCCTCCTTTGGCGCCTGCCCCTTTGTAGCAGGCCCAGGTCCCTTTTGTTCCGGTTCAGGCTCCGGTGTGGGCTCAAAAACCATTGGAACATAGTACCCCATGCCCATTTCGTACCTAGCTCCATAGCTGGGCTGTCGCTGGTGTTGTCCCATGTATTGGCCCATGTGATGGGGTCCCGGAGGAGGTCCCGGGGGAGGAGCCATCGGATAAGGAGCCCCCATGTGAGGATGTGGCCCTGGGTAGGGCGCGCCCACAGGCATGTACTCAAAGGTATTTTCAGGAGGCATGTAGTAGTGGCTGTGGTTAGGACCGGCGCCGTAATAGTAGTCTTCGTCGTAGTCCGTCATATTGGTGGAGGCGAAGAGGCGGAGAGTGGAGAGGCGGAAAGGCGCGAGTGGCGAGTGGCGAGTGTTTCTGCCGGGAGATGTGCACGGTATCAGGGGTTTGTGTTGCTTGTTTGGTGGTTAaagttgtttgtgttgctTCTCAACCCTTGTGTGTCACTTCTCAGCCCTTTTGTGTCACTTGTTGATGCTCTGAAAGACTTTGATGCCGTTTCCAAACGCTTCTGTACCGTATGTGCCGCTGGTATTACCACTTCGATCTGTATGCTGGAAAAATACCCAAAAGTTTGAAGTGCGTTAGGTTCAACTCTAACGCGTGGCAAATTTGGTGTTGAAAAAGGTGCTCTGAGCCGATCTGAAATCTGACAACATGATACGACTCAGCTGCGTCTCAGCAACACAATGATACATCTACCATCCAAATCGGAGCACTCTAAGACCCCCAAACATGCACCTGAAACACACCCGTGCATGTCATCAAAAGATCAAACATTGCTATTGGTGGGTAAAAAGAGAAGTGTGCCCGAAGATAATacatgtcacgtgaaccGGACACGGGTCCACCAGCTCGCACTTAGTCATTTTCCCCCAGCTTTTACTCGTATCAGGACCATCTCCAAAGTTGCTTAGTCATCAACAAAAAATGAagggtacagtagtgaAAAATCATGTTGTTGAACAGTTGTGGGTTCGACTCTTCAAAGAAGTCTCAAGAGGGTGTCTAATTTATGATCGAAAATTGCGACTGTCGTCTTGCACTTGTAAAAGCTCAAATCATTTCAATGGTCATACTTATTAATAATAATACATAGCCGTGTCTACCTCGTCTTGctcagctcctccttgagttGTGCGGAAAAGTCGTCCTCGGCGTCGTCGTGGTCCcagtcctcctcccacAGCTGCTGagtgttggagttggatgCAAGCTTCACTTCGGACTCGGCCTCGTTCCAGTCTGAGTTAGTATGATGATGGGGGTAGGTTGGCACGAGTCGTGCAGTAGGTGGTGGACATGAATACCGCTAGAATGTGTGAGTGACCATCGTCGAAACGAACCAAGGCATCTGCGCATGATTCCACTGGCTGCAACAACCTGACACATTGTCCGGATGACAACGCGGCAACGAACGAGTCCAGCGCACTGCTCGCTGACGTTCGTGGGTTGTTCATGGTCACAGCATGTACATCAGAAACCAGCCAGTCGGCTAGAAACCAGTCAGTCGGCCAGTGTCTGAGACTGGATCACCCTCGTCCCGAACAGTGACCACCAACCAGCCATTTCCAATCGTGGACAGCCCCATTCCAACAGATCCACCAtatcctccttctcctgtgtggactccaccacctcgcATTCCCTCTGCGTCAACTCTGGTACTCACCCTCGACCGGGAAAtcctcaaactcgtcgtcctcctcgagagTGACGAGaaccttgggcttgtcttCGTTTTGCTTGTCGGACATgatgtgttgtgtgtgagtAAGTGGTGAGGTGGAGTGCTGGTGATATCGCCACATGTTAGAGTTGGAAACTTTATCTGGGGGGGGAGGGCGTTTGAGAGAGAATAGAGAACGATTCTTGAG
Encoded here:
- a CDS encoding uncharacterized protein (Compare to YALI0C22528g, similar to uniprot|O94742 Saccharomyces cerevisiae YDR363w-a SEM1 Component of the lid subcomplex of the regulatory subunit of the 26S proteasome), which encodes MSDKQNEDKPKVLVTLEEDDEFEDFPVEDWNEAESEVKLASNSNTQQLWEEDWDHDDAEDDFSAQLKEELSKTR
- a CDS encoding uncharacterized protein (Compare to YALI0C22484g, similar to uniprot|P53769 Saccharomyces cerevisiae YLR323c, similar to Saccharomyces cerevisiae CWC24 (YLR323C); ancestral locus Anc_4.139), which translates into the protein MFKRKKNAGQKRTTIIDSDSSSEGSGDESALSSAFKRRKNDTQKRTTPTSVATSTKVRAPSFSSTIDHSHSRNLSKTDEATKETILYAKDDSDDSQKLSKGPYKVPFSKPTTTTTVGLKASSNIKSTTSQDYQPDVCKDYKLTGFCGYGDSCKFLHMREDYKAGWQIEREWEIKNREDDPPRDAGGVSRDADTATSRADSGIPDTCPICQGEFKSPVVTQCCHYFCEKCFLAKHKKKQNCFVCGKNTNGVCKPFKR
- a CDS encoding uncharacterized protein (Compare to YALI0C22506g, no similarity), whose translation is MTDYDEDYYYGAGPNHSHYYMPPENTFEYMPVGAPYPGPHPHMGAPYPMAPPPGPPPGPHHMGQYMGQHQRQPSYGARYEMGMGYYVPMVFEPTPEPEPEQKGPGPATKGQAPKEESKKAGQFSTGYTDSVLATTTSETPNEKHKNDAKDAKKQTQADESKDTAETSQDLESDSKSVENESNYKSQSESDKLASKLAQKELVKQQKLEHQQRQKDATIDYIQGVFASKTLTDTTLTINSVSVPVHAIFAARSKVLGDKLTNDQSDGLKLTVVDPGNWINEAAVNCVVATLYGLPLPSQMRQGQWFGAFLVSEALGLGHVSVEIETALKKQLVNTQATITALNSIVQRCLQGGKGFASNSSSLPDQLINQKQSRELSALFSFLMACLGSLTQSTVSELSTSSIIKSPFALYKVIMETSELLEGNTMEKYSLAKKLIQPRQKSHPGYQDVAVLAFSSDKDGLEIRRKKM